One window from the genome of Candidatus Didemnitutus sp. encodes:
- a CDS encoding DUF935 family protein, with amino-acid sequence MSTKKTKPTPAQPAGGANLVQKVRALNRWRDTLNPLRGLTIQRAVALAESYFRGEMADLQWTYFYIEQTDADLLALLELRFSRLLEMPYNFKVAKDADEKLGEAQSAFLAEKFDAIDNLYEAIEHLGMAAFRGFSHCEKWVNADGDLYHLEIVDQWNCVRDGLTGPWKYNPEARSTSFAGLPGESIMEPERFLYREVRRPINRIALFKFIRASLAEKDWDAFVEIYGIPGGVLIGPPDLADDKKAEFESAAKDIAEGGSGYAPYGSDWKPNTAARGNQPFKERLDFLSEKLVLAGTAGKLTMLNGPTGLGGGQSKAHQEVFDTIAAAEARRVSEIINKQLVKEWLDAGFPGQKQVAYFELAANEEPDVSKTVQDIKTLSDAGYQVDPDEVSERTSYTVTLKASAPALPQPGMDPARIMNRATGVGRELLFKAAALKQTTDKQREQLAPVLDRLLAIYALTDPAQMKAGIEQFWADLPALQAQVLAKAPELAAVLADIIGTAAIDGFAEAAATRSAKGVQTPLKTPQQPSGAAPTP; translated from the coding sequence ATGAGCACGAAGAAAACCAAACCGACTCCTGCTCAGCCCGCGGGTGGAGCGAACCTGGTGCAAAAGGTCCGCGCGCTCAATCGCTGGCGGGACACGCTCAATCCGCTGCGCGGCCTCACCATTCAGCGCGCCGTTGCCCTGGCGGAGTCCTACTTCCGCGGTGAGATGGCCGATCTGCAGTGGACCTACTTCTACATCGAGCAGACCGATGCCGACCTGCTTGCGCTCCTCGAGCTGCGGTTCAGCCGGCTGCTCGAGATGCCCTACAACTTCAAGGTCGCGAAAGACGCGGACGAGAAACTCGGGGAAGCGCAATCGGCATTCCTCGCGGAAAAATTCGACGCGATCGATAATCTCTACGAGGCGATCGAGCATCTCGGCATGGCGGCATTTCGCGGCTTCTCGCACTGCGAGAAGTGGGTGAACGCCGACGGCGATCTCTATCATCTCGAGATCGTCGACCAGTGGAACTGCGTCCGTGACGGGCTCACTGGTCCCTGGAAATACAATCCCGAAGCGCGCTCGACGTCGTTTGCCGGTTTGCCTGGCGAAAGCATCATGGAGCCCGAACGGTTCCTCTATCGCGAGGTGCGGCGCCCGATCAACCGGATTGCGCTTTTCAAATTCATCCGCGCCAGCTTGGCCGAGAAGGATTGGGACGCGTTCGTCGAAATCTACGGCATCCCAGGCGGCGTGCTGATCGGTCCTCCTGATCTCGCCGATGACAAGAAGGCAGAGTTCGAGTCGGCCGCGAAGGACATTGCCGAAGGCGGTAGCGGTTATGCGCCTTACGGTTCGGACTGGAAGCCGAACACGGCCGCGCGCGGCAATCAGCCCTTCAAGGAGCGGCTCGACTTTTTGTCCGAGAAACTCGTTCTCGCCGGCACCGCGGGAAAGCTGACGATGCTCAACGGGCCGACCGGACTCGGCGGCGGACAGAGCAAGGCGCACCAGGAAGTCTTCGACACGATCGCAGCCGCCGAGGCGCGTCGCGTGAGCGAGATCATCAACAAGCAGCTGGTGAAGGAGTGGCTCGACGCGGGATTCCCTGGCCAGAAGCAGGTCGCCTATTTCGAGCTGGCCGCGAACGAAGAGCCGGACGTCAGCAAGACCGTCCAGGACATCAAAACGCTTTCGGATGCCGGCTATCAGGTCGACCCGGACGAAGTCAGCGAGCGGACCAGCTACACCGTCACGCTGAAAGCATCTGCGCCAGCGCTGCCGCAGCCAGGCATGGACCCGGCACGCATCATGAATCGCGCGACCGGTGTCGGGCGCGAGCTGCTCTTCAAGGCCGCCGCGCTCAAGCAGACGACCGACAAGCAACGCGAGCAGCTCGCGCCGGTGCTCGATCGCCTCCTGGCAATCTACGCCCTCACCGACCCGGCACAAATGAAAGCCGGCATCGAGCAGTTCTGGGCGGACCTGCCGGCGCTTCAGGCGCAGGTGCTCGCGAAGGCGCCGGAGCTGGCCGCCGTCCTGGCCGACATCATCGGAACCGCTGCCATCGACGGCTTTGCCGAGGCCGCCGCCACCCGGTCCGCCAAGGGGGTCCAGACCCCCCTAAAAACGCCCCAACAGCCATCAGGAGCCGCACCGACCCCCTAA